A region of Hippoglossus stenolepis isolate QCI-W04-F060 chromosome 7, HSTE1.2, whole genome shotgun sequence DNA encodes the following proteins:
- the gpr137 gene encoding integral membrane protein GPR137 yields the protein MEAPVKVSPPPSSSTLLPPVPLRPAVAPSVQLGFTILYTTLYAALFLVVYVQLWLRHFYRHKRWSYQSVFLFLCLLWAALRTTLFSFYFVNALEANHLPVVVYWLLYCFPVCLQFFTLSLINLYFTQVLLKVRESCSSTGGRKLWLAQCVYGTINVIFLSVNVVCAALGYRGRGGSGAWTWNLVLVRVILNDSLFILDAVLLAALLLLLTKHSHSTSPYLGTTVCRTAALGAAVILLFASRACYNLTVLLLSQNYQVESFNFDWYNVSDQADLHYELGDSGYLVFGAILFLWELLPTSLLILIFRVRQPTQETSSMVINNRVLPRPYFFDDPQGSDDDAPVPWARSAHPQSSWYGAESAPLLFASEPPALNHQHHSFYSTPQN from the exons ATGGAAGCTCCAGTCAAAGTCagccctcccccctcctcctccaccctgctgCCCCCGGTTCCCCTCCGTCCAGCCGTGGCCCCGTCAGTGCAGCTCGGCTTCACCATCCTCTACACCACTCTGTACGCCGCGCTCTTCCTGGTGGTGTATGTGCAGCTCTGGCTGCGCCACTTCTACAGACACAAAAGATGGAGCTACCAGAGCGTCTTCCTgttcctctgcctgctgtggGCTGCCCTCCGTACCACCTTGTTCTCCTTTTACTTCGTTAACGCCCTGGAGGCCAACCACCTTCCCGTTGTGGTCTACTGGCTCCTCTACTGCTTCCCCGTCTGTCTGCAGTTCTTCACACTCAGCCTTATTAACCTGTATTTTACTCAG GTGCTGCTCAAAGTGAGAGAGAGTTGCAGCTCGACAGGGGGCAGAAAACT GTGGCTGGCACAGTGCGTGTATGGTACAATAAACGTTATCTTCCTCTCCGTCAACGTGGTTTGTGCGGCTCTCGGGTACCGAGGCCGAGGCGGGTCGGGGGCGTGGACCTGGAATCTGGTCCTGGTTCGAGTCATACTCAACGACTCGCTCTTCATCCTGGATGCGGTGCTACTGGCTGCTCTGCTGTTGCTCCTCACCAAACACTCGCACTCCACCAGCCCCTACCTG GGGACCACTGTGTGCCGCACAGCAGCACTGGGAGCAGCGGTGATCTTGTTGTTCGCCAGTCGAGCCTGTTACAACCTAACAGTCCTCCTCCTGTCGCAGAACTACCAGGTGGAGTCATTCAACTTTGACTGGTACAACGTCTCTGACCAG gctGATTTGCATTATGAGCTGGGCGACAGCGGCTACCTGGTCTTTGGTGCCATCCTCTTCTTATGGGAACTGCTCCCAACCAGCCTGCTCATCCTGATCTTCAGGGTCCGCCAACCCACCCAGGAG ACCAGCAGCATGGTCATCAACAACAGGGTCTTACCTCGTCCGTATTTCTTTGATGACCCTCAAGGCAGCGATGACGACGCGCCTGTTCCATGGGCACGAAGTGCACATCCCCAGTCTAG CTGGTACGGAGCAGAGAGCGCTCCTCTCCTGTTTGCCAGCGAGCCTCCAGCCCTGAACCACCAGCACCACTCGTTCTACTCCACCCCCCAGAACTGA
- the syvn1 gene encoding E3 ubiquitin-protein ligase synoviolin — MVRATLVTATSLALTGAVVAHAYLLKHQFYPTVVYLTKSSPSMAVLYIQAFVLVFLLGKFMRKVFFGQLRAAEMEHLIERSWYAVTETCLAFTVFRDDFSPRFVALFTLLLFLKCFHWLAEDRVDFMERSPNISCVFHLRVLSLIGLLGVLDFLFVHHACQSIITRGASVQLVFGFEYAILLTMVLTTFIKYVLHTVDLQSENPWDNKAVYMLYTELFTGFIKVLLYIAFMTIMIKVHTFPLFAIRPMYLAMRQFKKAVTDAIMSRRAIRNMNTLYPDATPEDLQASDNVCIICREEMVTGAKKLPCNHIFHSSCLRSWFQRQQTCPTCRMDVLRASNNNQTPAPAQAPPPAPAAPANAPAAPPANVAPGMLPGFPPGIFPFWGPFPAVPPPPAAAAAADGPGATDAAQSSTEASGTSQPSSSTGDTSTAAAAPGSAIPGFPFSFPPPPFPSAPWLPMPPPPPFVSSMPPPPPSLSRMSEEELRELEAEGRQGLEARLQCLQNIHTLLDAAMLNIHHYLSTVATLTPPRAEGSTGEASGTNHSASSAAAGSSTESQSQETDSGPSLDQVNGATVSSQAADSTSAASETESKENIDDEELLEDAVEVEGGEPNAAELRRRRLRKLESASSSSSPPPDN, encoded by the exons ATGGTACGAGCAACCTTGGTGACGGCCACCAGTCTGGCTCTGACTGGGGCTGTGGTGGCACACGCTTACCTCCTCAAGCACCAGTTCTACCCGACTGTGGTCTACCTCACCAAAAGCAGCCCCAGCATGGCG GTGTTGTACATCCAGGCCTTTGTGCTGGTGTTTCTGCTGGGAAAGTTCATGAGGAAGGTGTTTTTTGGTCAGCTAAGAGCCGCGGAAATGGAG CACCTCATCGAGCGCTCCTGGTACGCTGTCACTGAGACCTGTCTGGCCTTCACTGTGTTCAGGGATGACTTCTCCCCCCGCTTCGTCGccctcttcaccctcctcctcttccttaaGTGCTTCCACTGGCTGGCCGAGGACCGGGTAGACTTT ATGGAACGAAGTCCAAACATCTCCTGTGTGTTTCACTTGAGAGTATTGT CTCTCATTGGACTGCTGGGTGTCCtggacttcctgtttgtccaCCATGCCTGTCAAAGCATCATTACCAGAGGAGCCTCAGTCCAGCTGGTTTTTGGATTCGAG TATGCCATCCTGCTGACTATGGTGCTGACGACCTTCATCAAGTACGTTCTGCACACCGTTGACCTACAGAGTGAGAATCCCTGGGACAATAAGGCCGTCTATATGCTCTATACTGAGCTCTTCACAG GTTTCATCAAAGTGCTGCTGTACATCGCTTTCATGACCATCATGATAAAGGTTCACACCTTCCCTCTGTTTGCCATTCGCCCCATGTATCTGGCCATGAG GCAATTCAAGAAAGCTGTAACAGATGCTATAATGTCTCGGAGAGCCATTCGCAACATGAACACACT ATACCCTGATGCTACTCCTGAAGATCTGCAGGCTTCTGACAATGTTTGTATCATCTGTCGAGAGGAAATGGTCACTGGAGCCAAGAAACTACCTTGTAATCACATTTTCCACTCCAG CTGCTTGCGCTCCTGGTTCCAGCGCCAGCAGACCTGCCCCACCTGTCGAATGGACGTCCTCAGAGCTTCCAATAACAATCAGACTCCTGCCCCAGCCCAGGCCCCGCCCCCtgcccctgcagcccctgccAACGCACCCGCAGCCCCGCCTGCTAATG TGGCTCCAGGCATGTTACCAGGCTTCCCACCTGGCATCTTCCCTTTCTGGGGTCCCTTCCCTGcagtgcctcctcctcctgctgccgcGGCTGCAGCTGACGGTCCTGGTGCTACTGATGCTGCCCAAAGCAGCACAGAGGCATCTG gTACCAGTCAGCCTTCATCATCTACTGGTGAtacctccacagcagcagctgctccaggatcagcAATCCCAGGCTTtcccttctccttccctcctcctcccttcccctccGCTCCGTGGCTGCCCAtgccaccacctcctccctttG TGTCCTCAATGCCGCCACCTCCTCCGTCTCTGTCCCGGATGTCCGAGGAGGAGCTCcgggagctggaggctgaaggCCGGCAGGGCCTCGAGGCCAGACTCCAGTGTCTCCAAAACATCCACACCCTGCTGGATGCCGCCATGCTCAACATCCACCACTACCTCAGCACCGTCGCCACCCTCAC TCCACCTCGGGCTGAAGGCAGCACAGGAGAAGCCAGTGGGACAAACCACTCTGcttcatctgctgcagctggcagcagcacagagagtcAGAGCCAGGAGACAGACTCAGGACCCAGCT tgGATCAAGTGAATGGTGCTACAGTCTCCTCTCAGGCCGCTGATTCCACCTCTGCTGCCTCGGAAAcggaaagtaaagaaaacattgatGATGAAGAGTTGCTGGAGGATGCGGTGGAGGTCGAGGGCGGAGAACCGAACGCTGCCGAGCTGAGGCGCCGCCGTCTTCGTAAGTTGGAGTCGGCATCATCGTCGTCATCACCCCCTCCAGACAACTGA